The genomic segment ATGTATTCATCGCGAGCCCGATAAACAGCGCGGTTCTCCTGCAGGAAGCGTATCAACTCCTTCATATCGCTCCGCGGAAGTCGTGCAGAATCTCGATGAGCGTGAAACTGGAGGGAAGGTCGAAAGAGGTATCGTTCATCGGCTTCATAGAAAATATCAGCGCGTCCGGGATGCTCTTTCGGACGTCCGCCCTCCTTTCGGAAGGCGATAGCGTTCAGTGTTCATTCTCTCTTCCCGATTCGGCGCGCATAAACGCAAACGCCGAGATTATGCGCGTTCTCGGAAAAGAAGCGGGAGATGATGCCAGCCGTTACGGCATTCGATTCACCGACCCCGGAGTCGACCTCATTTCCGCTATCGAGACGCTTATCGAAAAAGAATACCAGTGCACGTAAGGGGGCGAGCGATCTCTGGCGGGCCATATCGATTGGTAAGCTCAGGAGAATCCATGCATGCCCATGGAGGAGGAACGCGATGTGCGAAGTGAATGCCTTTGTCCTCAAGAACGGCGGTGAGGAACTCTATCTTGAAAGCGTGAATGTCGCGACATCTGAGGAAGGCAAGGTCTTTCTCAGAAACCTCTTCGGCGAGGAGAAGGTCTTTGACGGCACGATCAGGGAAGTCTCTCTGGTAAAGAACAGGATCGTGCTCGAGAAGAAGTAGAAACCTGAATGAACTGATATTCCGCGTCACAGGAATTATCAGGAAAAGAGGACCTTTCCCTATCGCATAGCCGGTCCCAAGTCTTTTGCAAGAGCGGACTTTGTGTTTTACGTCCTAAGCTAGAGATTACCGCGATATGAACCGCCCGTCATAATCTGCAAGAGCCTTGCTGTGTCATCCCTCTGCGAAGGGGTAATCCGTAAGCTATAATCTTATTATGCTCCAGATATCCTCAGTCATCGGACAGTTTCCCTATTTGGGGCTATTTGTCCTGCTTCTCCTCGGCGGCATCGGTTTTCCTTTTCCCGAGGATGCCACGCTCATCCTTGCGGTTTTCTGATCTTCAGTAATGTAGTAAGACTGATCCCCGCACTTCTCATTATCTATGCGGGTGTCATGCTCACTGATCTCTTACTCTATTTCGTGGGGAGAAAGTACGGGCAGCAGATCGTCTCTCACAAGCGGTTTCACAAGATCATATCCCCGAAGAAATTATCGCTCATGGTGAAAAAATTCAGGAGATGGGGAATCTTTGTGGTGTTGTTCGGAAGGCACCTCGTCGGGCTACGGGCTCAGATCCTGCTTGTTGCCGGGGTGATGAAGATGCCTCTCCTAAAGTTCGTCGTAACCGACGCGCTCTCGGCATCGCTGACGGTAGCGTTCATGGTCGGCGCCGGTTACGTTGGCGGCAACAGCCTCCAGATCATTAAGAAGGATATCACCCGCGTCGAACATGTAGCACTCTTTCTTACCGTCGCCCTTTTAGCGTGCTATCTTCTCTTCAGATATCTCGTCGCCGGACGGAGGGCGTCCCGCTGATCATTCCTTTTCCCTTCCATGCAAGAATGTCGTACGAGGCCTCTGTGGTATAATGGAAAGCGCCGACTCTCATGAATTCGGTTACGGTATCTGTTACAGGATCGAGATATGAAAAAGCAGAATGATAGAGCGGAAGAACAGATCTATATCGACCCGGTAAACCTCTTTGTCGTCATCATCGCTGCGATATTCGTGGCGACGGCGCTCGCCGATCTTATTTTGTCAATTCTCCCTTCGGTGTCGATACATACGATAACCGTATACAGATTCGCATTCTTAAACGCGGGGTTAACAATCGTCATCCTCTTCCCGGTCGTTTATTATCTTGTATTTAAGCCGTTCACATCATACATTGAGCAGCTGAAGCGGTCGAAAAAGGCGCTGCAGACAAGCGAGGGGAGGTATCGGTCCCTCGTCGAGACTACGGATG from the Thermodesulfovibrionales bacterium genome contains:
- a CDS encoding PilZ domain-containing protein; protein product: ETLCSLIRDDEELRNVSLILVCSASESDLERCVQCRANVFIASPINSAVLLQEAYQLLHIAPRKSCRISMSVKLEGRSKEVSFIGFIENISASGMLFRTSALLSEGDSVQCSFSLPDSARINANAEIMRVLGKEAGDDASRYGIRFTDPGVDLISAIETLIEKEYQCT
- a CDS encoding CooT family nickel-binding protein — its product is MCEVNAFVLKNGGEELYLESVNVATSEEGKVFLRNLFGEEKVFDGTIREVSLVKNRIVLEKK
- a CDS encoding DedA family protein, translating into MPALLIIYAGVMLTDLLLYFVGRKYGQQIVSHKRFHKIISPKKLSLMVKKFRRWGIFVVLFGRHLVGLRAQILLVAGVMKMPLLKFVVTDALSASLTVAFMVGAGYVGGNSLQIIKKDITRVEHVALFLTVALLACYLLFRYLVAGRRASR